The following coding sequences lie in one Treponema sp. OMZ 790 genomic window:
- a CDS encoding DUF979 domain-containing protein, whose translation MFNFIHNNTMVIDEIVYGLCGLVSIITAVISLKDKKNPIGTFLFWGILGLLFMFGKVIVLNVPYGGAIIGGLLFVLGGFTLTKKVKVADIASATKEEIAENSKKVGNKIFIPAVLIGVVAMLLAQMKSFKISLGTNAAGKEIIFGFSTAQVVGLASIVSLIFAIILTKPKMKDTINDTSKMLMQVGSSSLLPQLLGVLGAIFATAGIGKIIGHFASGIVPQGVPVLGVIAYCLGMVIFTMIMGNAFAAFTVITIGVGVPFVIAQGGNPAVVGALGMTCGYCGTVLTPMAANFNIVPAAILETKNKYTLIKAQALMSFALIIVHIILMLTLAF comes from the coding sequence ATGTTTAATTTTATCCATAATAATACAATGGTAATAGATGAAATTGTTTACGGTCTTTGCGGGCTTGTTTCGATTATTACAGCAGTAATTTCTTTAAAAGATAAAAAGAACCCAATCGGAACATTCTTGTTTTGGGGAATCTTAGGGCTTTTGTTTATGTTCGGTAAGGTAATCGTTCTTAATGTTCCTTACGGCGGCGCCATTATAGGCGGCTTACTCTTTGTGTTGGGAGGATTTACTCTTACAAAAAAGGTAAAAGTTGCAGATATCGCTTCTGCAACAAAAGAAGAAATTGCCGAAAATTCAAAAAAGGTCGGCAATAAAATTTTTATTCCTGCCGTTTTGATCGGTGTTGTTGCCATGTTATTAGCTCAAATGAAGAGCTTTAAAATTTCGCTTGGAACAAATGCTGCCGGAAAAGAAATTATATTCGGTTTTTCAACGGCACAAGTTGTAGGTTTGGCTTCGATAGTTTCCCTTATTTTTGCAATAATTTTAACTAAACCTAAAATGAAGGATACAATAAACGATACTTCAAAAATGTTAATGCAGGTAGGCTCTTCAAGCTTGCTTCCTCAGCTGCTCGGTGTTTTGGGTGCAATTTTTGCAACAGCAGGTATCGGTAAAATCATCGGTCACTTTGCAAGCGGTATTGTTCCGCAAGGTGTTCCGGTCTTGGGCGTTATAGCTTATTGTCTTGGAATGGTAATCTTTACAATGATTATGGGAAACGCTTTTGCCGCTTTTACCGTTATCACAATCGGTGTAGGTGTTCCCTTTGTAATTGCTCAAGGCGGTAATCCTGCCGTTGTAGGAGCTTTAGGTATGACTTGCGGTTATTGCGGTACAGTTTTAACGCCCATGGCTGCAAACTTTAACATTGTTCCGGCGGCAATTTTGGAAACTAAAAATAAATACACATTGATTAAGGCTCAAGCTCTTATGTCTTTTGCTTTGATTATTGTTCACATTATTTTGATGTTGACTCTTGCCTTTTAA
- a CDS encoding DUF969 domain-containing protein — MNYLVLIGVVIIIAGFILKLDVVAVVLISGLVTGLIAKMGFVEVLDAIGTGFVNNRYMSLFFVSFPVIAIMERYGLKERAADFIKKIKGASAGMVIWLYILIRTIASAFSIRLGGHVQFIRPLILPMAEGAAQKHIKLTEDDIEKIKGLAGASENYGNFFGQNIFPVASGVLLITGTLKEQGFDISNTDVAKYSIFAGVVMVLIALVQCWLFEKNLRKGEKADV, encoded by the coding sequence ATGAACTATTTGGTTTTAATAGGCGTTGTTATTATCATCGCCGGTTTTATTTTAAAGCTCGATGTAGTTGCAGTTGTTTTAATTTCGGGACTTGTAACAGGCCTAATAGCAAAAATGGGTTTTGTTGAAGTTCTCGATGCAATTGGAACAGGTTTTGTAAACAACAGATATATGAGTTTGTTTTTTGTTTCTTTCCCCGTAATTGCAATTATGGAGCGTTATGGTTTAAAAGAGCGTGCTGCAGACTTTATTAAAAAAATTAAGGGTGCAAGTGCGGGTATGGTTATTTGGCTTTACATTCTTATAAGGACAATTGCTTCGGCTTTTTCGATCAGGTTGGGCGGTCATGTTCAATTTATCAGACCCTTAATCCTCCCGATGGCTGAAGGTGCGGCTCAAAAACATATAAAGCTTACCGAAGACGACATCGAAAAAATTAAGGGTCTTGCGGGAGCTTCCGAAAACTACGGAAACTTTTTCGGTCAAAATATTTTCCCCGTTGCATCCGGTGTTCTTTTAATTACCGGCACTCTAAAAGAACAAGGGTTTGATATCAGCAATACTGATGTAGCTAAGTATTCAATTTTTGCAGGAGTTGTAATGGTTCTTATCGCCCTTGTTCAATGCTGGCTCTTTGAAAAAAATCTTAGAAAAGGAGAGAAGGCAGATGTTTAA
- a CDS encoding ATP-binding cassette domain-containing protein has product MPEIILQNLTKRWGKFYGTDNLNLTIENNSFITLLGPSGCGKTTTLRMIAGLETPTSGKIIIDGETVFDSEQGINIPANKRKVGFLFQNYALWPNMTVYENISFGLKNIKEEMPLCDFEIKRIDDLKKILSESEKLIEIISDSQVKDKKAGKKPDEKIALIKIIDGFIVSEYTAKTVLSYGLEKLDNREEKIKAITAGLDEKRAALLDRHKKNGVSVNANYVLVDSNGEVVKKVRKLENEEIDLIVRRVSRIVKIGMFMDRYPNELSGGQQQRVAIARTLAPGPKVLFMDEPLSNLDAKLRLEMRSELQRLHLDTKSTFIYVTHDQLEAMTLATKICLMDNGLLQQYDAPLDIYEKPVNLFTADFIGNPSINFVEAVGESSEDGDFNLTCLEGLKFKFKPAQKIDYKEWLLKTEAEIKKEREEEAERTKNAEKENKIVPFKYHIAKANETEIDLNAQARSENDFVLGIRPEFIKIHENGKLEGSIYSSMPTGMETTVKIKIGNLILTGVVFLNITYKIGEKINFDIESDRIMIFSGLNQRLISLGAMEKEI; this is encoded by the coding sequence ATGCCTGAGATAATTTTACAAAACCTCACAAAAAGATGGGGAAAATTTTACGGAACGGATAATTTAAATCTAACCATAGAAAATAATTCGTTTATTACCTTGTTGGGGCCTTCAGGCTGCGGCAAAACAACAACACTTAGAATGATTGCCGGTCTTGAAACGCCGACAAGCGGAAAGATAATCATTGATGGAGAAACCGTTTTTGACAGCGAGCAAGGTATAAACATTCCCGCAAATAAAAGAAAGGTCGGCTTTTTGTTTCAAAACTATGCCCTCTGGCCGAATATGACTGTTTATGAAAACATAAGTTTCGGTTTAAAAAATATCAAAGAAGAAATGCCCCTATGCGATTTTGAAATTAAAAGAATAGACGATTTAAAAAAGATTTTAAGTGAAAGCGAAAAACTTATCGAAATTATTTCCGATTCTCAAGTTAAGGATAAAAAGGCCGGTAAAAAGCCGGACGAAAAAATTGCCTTAATTAAAATTATTGATGGTTTTATCGTCTCGGAGTATACGGCAAAAACCGTTTTGTCTTACGGGCTTGAAAAGCTTGATAATCGGGAAGAAAAAATAAAGGCAATAACTGCCGGCTTGGATGAAAAAAGAGCTGCTCTTTTGGATAGGCATAAAAAGAACGGAGTTTCAGTAAATGCAAATTATGTGCTTGTAGATTCAAATGGTGAAGTTGTAAAGAAAGTGCGTAAACTCGAAAACGAAGAAATAGACTTGATAGTCCGCCGAGTTTCCCGCATCGTAAAAATCGGAATGTTTATGGATAGGTATCCTAACGAGCTTTCAGGCGGACAGCAGCAGAGGGTTGCCATTGCCCGAACATTGGCTCCCGGGCCTAAGGTTCTTTTTATGGATGAGCCCCTTTCAAACCTCGATGCAAAGCTGCGTCTTGAAATGCGCAGTGAATTGCAGCGCCTCCATTTGGACACAAAATCGACCTTTATCTATGTTACTCATGATCAGCTTGAAGCTATGACCTTGGCGACAAAGATATGCTTGATGGATAACGGCCTTTTGCAGCAATATGATGCCCCCTTGGATATCTATGAAAAACCTGTAAACCTTTTTACGGCAGACTTTATCGGTAACCCCTCTATAAATTTTGTAGAAGCCGTAGGCGAGTCTAGTGAAGACGGAGATTTTAATTTAACTTGTTTAGAAGGTTTAAAATTTAAATTTAAACCTGCACAAAAAATCGATTATAAAGAATGGCTTTTAAAAACGGAAGCTGAAATTAAAAAAGAAAGGGAAGAAGAAGCCGAGCGTACAAAAAACGCCGAAAAAGAAAATAAGATTGTGCCCTTTAAATATCACATTGCAAAGGCTAACGAGACGGAAATTGATTTAAATGCTCAAGCCCGATCGGAAAATGACTTTGTTCTCGGTATTCGGCCTGAGTTTATTAAAATACATGAGAATGGAAAACTGGAAGGATCTATATACAGCTCGATGCCCACAGGTATGGAAACTACGGTTAAGATTAAGATAGGGAATCTTATTTTGACAGGAGTTGTCTTTTTAAACATAACCTATAAAATCGGAGAAAAAATAAACTTCGATATTGAAAGCGACAGAATTATGATCTTTTCGGGACTTAATCAGAGGTTGATTTCTTTGGGTGCGATGGAAAAAGAGATTTAA
- a CDS encoding iron ABC transporter permease, which translates to MEEILTKTNPVFLNQSKDFFRKPQNLILLIFGVVLSVTTIAPIVTILLDTITVHPGTIDAMYGPDGFTVFNWKDIFTGSLSLRNFWSPLTNTLLLAVFSCIGAILIGGVFAYLITRTNIKCKKYLNIVFIFPYIMPQWTLALTWMNLFKSTAVTGGSNGILAELFGITMPAWWAEGLFPSIVVLSLHYAAFAYILIGGIFKNMDSNLEEAALILNTSKSKIFRKVTLPLLRPAILSTILLVFGSAMGSYPVPHYLKLTTLSTKYIDLKVVRTGQASIIGVVMMVFGILILITNRLSMKSRKNYTTITGKSGQVSKVNVGKIGQYLIPTILIIFTLFTGIYPVISFAFETFLPNPGDYSFFRTGDFANLTLKWWTHHSAEDVGMYGQFGILYNRAFWMSFRGTILVAVSCAFLAGTIGLLIGYAVSKHRRNKFANYVNDIAFLPYLLPSLAVGIAFFIFGSMMGIYDTFLLLVIVGTIKYIPFSSRSSLNSMLQISNEIEESALIQDTPWHKRMTRIIIPIQKTAILSGYLLPFITCVRELSLFMLLCSQSKISTTMLDYYDEMGLYAFSSAINLILIIFILAVNFGLNKLTKAGIDSGLGGR; encoded by the coding sequence GTGGAGGAGATTTTGACTAAGACAAATCCGGTATTTTTAAATCAAAGTAAGGATTTTTTTAGAAAGCCTCAAAACCTTATATTGCTTATATTCGGTGTTGTGCTTTCTGTAACAACTATAGCTCCGATAGTAACTATTCTTTTAGATACAATTACGGTTCATCCGGGTACAATCGATGCTATGTATGGACCGGATGGCTTTACCGTTTTTAACTGGAAGGATATTTTTACCGGTTCTCTTTCATTGAGAAATTTTTGGAGCCCGCTTACAAACACCTTGCTGCTTGCCGTATTCAGCTGCATTGGGGCTATCTTAATAGGCGGTGTTTTTGCATATTTGATTACGCGTACAAATATAAAATGCAAAAAATATCTGAATATCGTTTTTATTTTTCCGTATATAATGCCTCAGTGGACCTTGGCTCTTACATGGATGAACCTTTTTAAGAGCACGGCCGTTACGGGAGGCTCTAACGGAATTCTTGCAGAGCTCTTCGGTATTACAATGCCTGCATGGTGGGCAGAAGGCCTTTTCCCTTCTATCGTTGTTTTGTCCCTGCACTATGCAGCCTTTGCCTATATCTTAATAGGCGGCATATTTAAGAATATGGATTCCAATCTGGAAGAAGCTGCCTTGATTTTAAACACCTCAAAATCAAAGATATTCCGCAAAGTAACTCTTCCCTTATTAAGACCTGCAATCCTATCGACTATCTTGCTCGTATTCGGAAGCGCTATGGGAAGCTATCCCGTTCCTCACTATTTAAAATTGACAACCCTTTCCACTAAATACATAGACTTAAAGGTTGTAAGGACGGGACAGGCGAGTATTATCGGCGTAGTGATGATGGTCTTCGGAATTTTAATATTGATTACAAACAGACTCAGTATGAAGTCCCGAAAAAACTATACCACAATTACAGGCAAAAGCGGACAGGTCAGCAAGGTCAATGTAGGAAAAATAGGACAATATTTAATTCCTACAATCTTAATTATCTTTACCTTATTTACAGGAATATATCCTGTTATTTCCTTTGCCTTTGAAACCTTTTTACCCAATCCGGGAGACTACAGTTTTTTTAGAACCGGGGACTTTGCAAATCTTACCTTAAAATGGTGGACCCATCACTCTGCAGAAGATGTCGGTATGTACGGCCAATTCGGTATTTTATATAACCGCGCCTTTTGGATGAGCTTTAGAGGAACCATACTCGTTGCCGTTTCTTGTGCATTCCTTGCAGGAACAATAGGGCTTTTAATAGGCTATGCAGTAAGCAAGCACAGAAGAAACAAATTTGCAAACTATGTAAACGATATAGCCTTCTTGCCATACCTTTTGCCTTCTCTCGCTGTAGGTATAGCCTTCTTTATCTTCGGGTCGATGATGGGCATCTATGATACATTTTTGCTTTTGGTAATAGTCGGAACAATTAAGTATATACCCTTTTCTTCAAGGAGTTCCCTTAACTCGATGCTTCAAATCAGCAACGAGATAGAAGAATCGGCTTTGATACAGGATACGCCTTGGCATAAGCGCATGACAAGGATAATAATTCCTATTCAAAAGACGGCGATTTTAAGCGGCTATCTTTTACCCTTTATAACCTGTGTCAGGGAGCTAAGCTTATTTATGCTCTTGTGTAGTCAGTCAAAGATAAGCACAACCATGTTGGACTATTATGACGAAATGGGCTTATATGCCTTTTCAAGTGCAATCAACTTAATTTTAATTATATTTATTTTGGCCGTCAACTTCGGATTGAACAAACTTACAAAGGCCGGAATTGATTCGGGACTAGGAGGAAGATAA
- a CDS encoding methyl-accepting chemotaxis protein, producing MKTNKDKKKTRRSLIFKISIVVCCVFIFSASLLGIIIFKQFSSVIIEDIRTSLSARLDNEANIIYNSIFSKIETKSMDYALFISNIGFENLEFLNDISRTTMGSDHTIVGGGFWLEPYVIKGEKFYGPYWYTQNNEVKMTWEYSNEKNDYKKFDWYKNDGISENKKLVWSELYNDEITGVPMITATAPILLDKKKLGVVTIDLGLTPLSLYFENLEFNDITRYSLSLVNKNGICLNNKNKDIIGKKIFEPRPDNEKIFETGKTLLFISPIEDTGIYITIEVTKATIFKDFYRLLALNIIIAAVFVFVLIFTIIFSMKKILVKPLFQIGQALKQIASGDLTVRLPINSRDEVAELSLHFNNAMEQIGSAISSFEKNTQIMSSIGNELASNMTETASAVNQINASIDGVKQQAGIQAASVDTTSKTIDTIINRIQNQNESIESQAASVAQSSSAIKEMTANISSITQTIEKTDNMIGELANATASGKENVASSNTITQQIAEESGSLLEASSVIQHIASQTNLLAMNAAIEAAHAGESGKGFAVVADEIRKLAEESATQAKTITSTLKNLSTEIETLSGSAKKAEEQFNFIFKLSDQVKMMSRDLTDAMKKQENGSREVLFAIQEINSITEGVTYGSAEMLEGGEAVADEMKKLNNLTDIITNSMSEMASGAVQINLSIQEVTRISQKNKKSIEILSEEVKKFKV from the coding sequence GTGAAAACAAATAAGGATAAAAAAAAGACCCGTAGAAGTCTTATTTTTAAAATATCTATTGTAGTGTGCTGCGTCTTTATTTTTTCGGCAAGTCTTCTTGGAATAATAATCTTTAAACAATTTTCATCGGTCATTATCGAAGATATAAGAACAAGTCTATCTGCTCGCCTGGATAATGAAGCAAATATAATTTACAACTCAATTTTTTCAAAAATAGAAACAAAATCTATGGACTATGCCCTATTCATTTCTAATATTGGATTTGAAAATCTTGAATTTCTCAACGATATAAGCCGGACAACTATGGGATCCGATCACACGATAGTAGGCGGTGGCTTCTGGCTTGAACCCTATGTTATCAAAGGAGAAAAATTTTACGGCCCCTATTGGTACACCCAAAACAATGAGGTAAAAATGACTTGGGAATACAGTAATGAAAAAAATGATTACAAAAAATTCGATTGGTATAAAAATGACGGTATATCAGAAAATAAAAAACTGGTTTGGAGTGAGTTGTACAATGACGAGATCACCGGAGTACCCATGATTACCGCAACAGCACCCATTCTTTTAGACAAAAAAAAATTGGGGGTTGTCACCATAGATCTGGGGCTTACACCTTTGAGCTTGTACTTCGAAAATTTGGAATTTAACGATATAACCAGGTATTCTTTATCTTTGGTAAATAAAAATGGAATCTGTTTAAATAATAAAAACAAAGATATAATAGGCAAAAAAATTTTTGAACCTAGGCCGGACAATGAAAAGATATTTGAAACCGGAAAAACATTATTATTTATATCTCCAATAGAAGACACGGGTATTTATATAACAATAGAAGTCACAAAGGCAACAATATTTAAAGATTTTTACAGATTGCTTGCACTAAATATTATAATTGCAGCAGTTTTTGTTTTTGTGCTTATTTTTACTATTATTTTCTCTATGAAAAAAATTCTTGTAAAACCTCTATTTCAAATTGGACAAGCCCTTAAACAAATTGCTTCGGGAGACTTAACGGTTAGGCTTCCCATCAATTCACGGGATGAAGTAGCGGAACTATCCTTACATTTTAACAATGCAATGGAACAAATAGGAAGCGCAATAAGCTCTTTTGAAAAAAATACCCAAATCATGAGCAGCATAGGTAACGAACTTGCAAGCAATATGACTGAAACAGCAAGTGCAGTAAATCAAATAAACGCAAGTATAGACGGAGTAAAACAACAAGCAGGTATACAGGCAGCAAGTGTAGACACCACATCTAAGACAATAGATACAATCATAAACCGTATTCAAAACCAAAATGAAAGCATTGAATCTCAAGCAGCAAGCGTTGCACAATCTTCATCCGCTATCAAGGAAATGACGGCAAATATAAGCTCAATCACTCAAACCATCGAAAAAACTGATAATATGATTGGGGAGCTTGCCAATGCAACTGCAAGCGGAAAAGAAAATGTTGCAAGTTCCAATACCATTACTCAGCAAATAGCAGAGGAATCAGGCAGCCTATTAGAAGCATCAAGTGTCATTCAACACATTGCAAGCCAGACAAATCTTTTGGCTATGAATGCAGCGATTGAAGCTGCTCATGCCGGAGAATCCGGAAAAGGTTTTGCAGTCGTAGCTGATGAAATCAGAAAGCTAGCTGAAGAATCGGCAACACAAGCTAAAACAATTACATCCACACTTAAAAACTTAAGTACGGAAATAGAGACTCTTTCGGGATCTGCAAAAAAAGCAGAAGAACAATTCAATTTTATCTTTAAGTTATCCGATCAAGTAAAGATGATGAGCCGAGATCTTACGGATGCCATGAAAAAACAAGAAAACGGAAGTAGAGAAGTTCTTTTTGCTATTCAAGAAATAAATTCCATAACAGAAGGAGTTACATACGGTTCGGCAGAAATGCTGGAGGGAGGAGAAGCAGTTGCTGATGAGATGAAAAAACTTAACAATTTAACCGATATTATAACCAATAGCATGAGTGAAATGGCATCCGGAGCCGTACAAATAAATCTGAGCATACAGGAAGTAACCCGGATTAGCCAAAAAAACAAAAAAAGCATTGAAATATTGTCCGAAGAGGTTAAAAAATTTAAGGTATAA
- a CDS encoding carboxylesterase — protein sequence MFFDNYPIKLSDTTKPFFLKGLKTAPAILLIHGYTGSPREMIWLGRQLNEAGYNVYIPRLPGHGTNKDDFLSTNWKDWLRKVCDEYIDLCALYERVFVGGLSMGGVLTALIAARFNPEKIFLCAPAFIATDNRIKLTPLLKFFVKKISTVKKPYENDPEYGRAISDYNGVEYLAKTADLYKLQRLALKNMVFIKSQSLTILSKADKLVPFKVKTLIDKNLRTQNEYLLLEKSSHIVTNDAEKELVAKKIIEFLKD from the coding sequence GTGTTTTTTGATAATTACCCTATAAAACTTTCCGATACGACAAAGCCGTTTTTTTTAAAAGGCCTAAAAACTGCCCCGGCTATTTTGCTTATTCACGGCTACACGGGTTCTCCTAGGGAGATGATTTGGCTGGGGCGCCAATTAAATGAAGCCGGCTACAATGTATATATACCGCGTCTTCCCGGTCACGGCACAAATAAAGACGATTTTTTAAGCACAAACTGGAAAGATTGGCTGCGCAAAGTATGCGATGAATACATAGATCTCTGTGCATTGTATGAAAGAGTCTTTGTGGGCGGTCTATCAATGGGAGGCGTGTTGACCGCTCTAATAGCAGCCCGTTTTAACCCTGAAAAGATTTTTCTATGCGCCCCGGCCTTCATTGCAACGGATAACCGGATAAAACTAACTCCTCTTTTAAAGTTTTTTGTCAAAAAAATATCTACCGTCAAAAAGCCGTATGAAAACGATCCTGAATACGGGAGAGCTATTTCGGATTATAACGGAGTGGAATACTTGGCAAAAACGGCTGATCTTTACAAATTACAAAGATTGGCTTTAAAAAACATGGTTTTTATAAAATCTCAAAGCCTGACAATTTTATCGAAAGCAGATAAGCTAGTACCTTTTAAGGTAAAAACACTCATCGATAAAAATTTAAGAACGCAAAACGAATATCTACTACTTGAAAAGAGCAGCCATATAGTTACGAACGATGCTGAAAAGGAGCTTGTAGCAAAAAAAATAATAGAATTCTTAAAGGATTAA
- a CDS encoding adenosine deaminase: MRDFDYYKNQPKADTHNHLNLSMNYSRYKKWAGFEIPNFPRKMNGLDEMHEIIGQYTRPACTTAQHVIDLIEMSILNAIEDNVVHIEGSIDIGFIRQFNGDLDAFLRAITYIVKKYKNKIKIIPELGISKTIDQNFLKQWVEPMMKSKVFKNVDLYGPEISEGIEQCVYIFKLAEKYGLKKKAHVGEFSDAASVKHFVEMFDLDEVQHGIGAAQSDKVLQFLAERKVRCNVCPQSNVMLGAVKDLKSHPLRKMMDAGVPISIGTDDILFFGKTNSEQFYDLVSEKIITEKEADKLMAIR; encoded by the coding sequence ATGAGAGATTTTGATTATTATAAAAACCAGCCCAAAGCTGATACTCATAATCATTTAAATTTAAGTATGAATTATTCTAGATATAAAAAGTGGGCGGGCTTTGAAATTCCAAATTTTCCTCGCAAAATGAACGGGCTTGATGAAATGCATGAAATAATCGGCCAATATACTCGTCCTGCATGTACTACAGCGCAGCATGTTATAGACCTAATAGAAATGTCCATATTAAATGCAATTGAAGACAATGTTGTTCATATTGAAGGCTCTATAGACATAGGCTTTATACGACAATTCAATGGGGATTTGGATGCATTTTTACGCGCTATAACCTATATAGTAAAAAAATATAAAAATAAAATCAAAATCATTCCCGAATTGGGAATATCAAAAACCATAGACCAAAATTTTTTAAAACAATGGGTAGAACCCATGATGAAAAGCAAGGTTTTTAAAAATGTTGACCTTTACGGACCCGAAATTTCCGAGGGCATAGAACAGTGCGTATATATATTCAAATTGGCAGAAAAATACGGCTTAAAGAAAAAAGCCCATGTCGGTGAATTTTCGGATGCGGCTTCAGTAAAACACTTTGTTGAAATGTTCGATTTAGACGAGGTTCAGCATGGTATAGGAGCAGCCCAAAGCGACAAGGTCCTGCAGTTTTTAGCAGAGCGAAAGGTCCGCTGCAATGTTTGCCCCCAAAGCAATGTGATGCTGGGAGCGGTCAAAGACCTAAAATCTCATCCATTACGTAAAATGATGGATGCAGGTGTACCGATAAGCATAGGAACCGATGATATTCTCTTTTTTGGGAAAACAAACAGCGAGCAGTTTTATGACCTCGTAAGCGAAAAAATTATAACCGAAAAAGAAGCCGACAAGCTGATGGCAATTAGATAA
- a CDS encoding TSUP family transporter — protein sequence MYISIQAMIFLCFCVFLAGFVDSAAGGGGLISLPAYFFVGLPAHTAIGCNKFSAACGTTLSTFRFFKHGALEWRIALVSAVFSFGASYIGMKIALRIDQGILKTALILIFPVIAAVLLIKRNFGNENKSKEIPQKKAFVLAGLIGACVGFYDGLIGPGTGTIAIIAYSAWMKYDLKTASGNAKLLNLASNYASLTAALLNNKVVFSIAAPAGICGVIGNYLGAGFALKKGAAFIRPLMIVVIILLFAKLFYDVFGEMILGLF from the coding sequence ATGTATATATCGATACAGGCAATGATTTTTTTATGTTTTTGTGTTTTTCTTGCAGGTTTTGTAGATTCGGCTGCCGGCGGGGGAGGGCTTATTTCTCTCCCGGCTTATTTTTTTGTAGGCCTTCCGGCTCATACAGCAATAGGCTGTAATAAATTTTCGGCAGCCTGCGGGACGACCCTTTCAACTTTCCGTTTTTTTAAACATGGGGCTCTTGAATGGCGTATAGCTTTGGTTTCGGCCGTTTTTTCTTTTGGAGCCTCTTATATCGGAATGAAAATTGCCCTCAGAATTGACCAAGGCATTTTAAAAACTGCTTTGATTTTAATATTTCCTGTGATAGCGGCTGTTCTTTTGATAAAAAGAAATTTCGGCAACGAAAACAAATCCAAGGAAATTCCTCAAAAAAAGGCTTTTGTTTTGGCCGGCTTAATAGGTGCTTGTGTAGGTTTTTATGACGGGCTTATAGGACCGGGAACAGGTACAATTGCAATTATAGCTTATTCCGCATGGATGAAATACGACCTAAAAACAGCCTCAGGAAATGCTAAACTCTTAAACTTAGCTTCAAATTATGCTTCTTTGACTGCTGCTTTACTGAATAATAAGGTTGTTTTTTCCATTGCGGCGCCGGCAGGGATATGCGGTGTAATAGGTAATTACTTAGGTGCCGGATTTGCTTTAAAGAAAGGGGCTGCCTTTATAAGGCCTCTTATGATTGTGGTTATAATTTTATTGTTTGCAAAATTATTTTATGACGTCTTCGGCGAAATGATACTAGGATTATTTTAG
- a CDS encoding DMT family transporter, which produces MKLTSKQKGIMFLIFSALCFASMNLLAKLAGDLPSMQKAFFRNLIAAVVSFAVLIRSKEKFNLDKKNLPFFFMRAIFGTMGIVGNFYAIEHMLLADASILAKLAPFFAILFSFLFLKEKIKLYQILAVITAFSASLLIIKPAFADKSHVIAALIGAFGGMMAGAAYTCVRYLSIKKEKGATIVFFFSFCSILILLPVFIIFYHPMSLLQTITLLIAGLVGTGGQFCVTAAYAHAPAGSISVYDYTQIVFSALFGFAFLGELPDRWSFLGFAIIFAVALFMFLHHEDKVKKHLGAN; this is translated from the coding sequence ATGAAATTAACATCAAAACAAAAGGGTATTATGTTTTTAATTTTTTCGGCGCTTTGCTTTGCATCGATGAATTTGTTGGCAAAGCTTGCAGGGGATCTGCCTTCGATGCAAAAAGCTTTTTTTAGAAATCTAATAGCGGCTGTTGTGTCATTTGCTGTTCTTATACGCTCAAAGGAAAAATTTAATTTGGATAAAAAAAATCTACCATTCTTTTTTATGCGGGCGATTTTTGGGACCATGGGAATTGTAGGAAACTTTTATGCGATAGAACACATGCTTCTTGCAGACGCTTCTATTCTTGCAAAGTTAGCGCCCTTTTTTGCCATCCTTTTTTCGTTTTTGTTTTTAAAAGAAAAAATAAAGCTGTATCAAATTCTTGCCGTGATAACGGCCTTTTCGGCAAGCCTTCTTATCATAAAACCTGCTTTTGCAGATAAGAGTCATGTTATTGCAGCCCTTATAGGAGCCTTTGGGGGAATGATGGCCGGGGCAGCTTATACCTGCGTGCGCTACCTTTCAATAAAAAAAGAAAAAGGTGCAACTATAGTTTTTTTCTTTTCGTTTTGTTCGATATTGATTCTTCTTCCCGTATTTATCATATTTTATCACCCGATGAGTCTTTTGCAAACTATAACTCTTTTGATTGCGGGTCTTGTAGGAACGGGCGGGCAGTTTTGTGTTACTGCCGCTTATGCCCATGCTCCGGCGGGTTCAATTTCGGTTTATGATTATACGCAAATAGTTTTTTCTGCACTTTTCGGCTTCGCTTTTTTGGGAGAGCTTCCCGACCGGTGGAGTTTTTTAGGTTTTGCTATAATATTTGCAGTAGCTCTTTTTATGTTTTTACACCATGAAGATAAGGTAAAAAAGCATTTAGGTGCAAATTGA